In one window of Mercurialis annua linkage group LG4, ddMerAnnu1.2, whole genome shotgun sequence DNA:
- the LOC126676696 gene encoding endochitinase-like, giving the protein MNLNTPFILLALLALFLLDTSSAEQCGRQAGNAACPNGLCCSQYGWCGSTSDYCGSGKCQSQCPGSAAPFNPNPGSGGGSGVGSIITAPIFDQLLKYRNDGRCHAIGFYSYNAFISAANSFGGFGTSGDLNTRKRELAAFLAQTSHETSGGWAEAPDGAYAWGYCFVRENNRQTYCSSNQWPCPAGRQYYGRGPIQLTHNYNYGQAGKAIRADLINNPDLVATNAVISFKTAMWFWMTPQANKPSSHNVIIGQWTPSGADRAANRVPGYGVITNIINGGLECGRGSNNYVASRIGFYRRYCDILGVSYGNNLDCYNQRPFA; this is encoded by the exons atGAATCTTAACACTCCTTTCATCCTCTTGGCTTTACTAGCTTTATTCTTGCTAGACACATCATCAGCAGAACAGTGTGGAAGACAAGCTGGGAATGCAGCATGTCCAAATGGACTATGTTGTAGCCAGTATGGGTGGTGTGGCTCAACATCTGACTACTGCGGTTCTGGCAAATGCCAGAGCCAGTGCCCCGGTAGCGCGGCACCGTTTAACCCTAATCCTGGCAGTGGTGGTGGCAGTGGAGTTGGTAGCATCATTACTGCACCTATTTTCGATCAACTGTTGAAGTATCGCAACGATGGGAGGTGCCATGCTATTGGGTTCTATAGTTACAATGCTTTTATTTCTGCTGCCAATTCATTTGGTGGATTCGGTACTTCGGGTGATCTGAATACCCGTAAGAGGGAACTTGCTGCTTTCTTGGCTCAAACTTCACATGAGACCTCAG GAGGGTGGGCAGAAGCACCAGATGGAGCATATGCATGGGGATATTGCTTCGTTAGGGAAAATAATCGGCAAACTTATTGTTCGTCAAATCAATGGCCATGTCCTGCTGGTAGGCAATACTATGGCCGAGGACCAATTCAGCTCACTCA CAACTACAACTACGGTCAAGCAGGCAAGGCAATTAGAGCAGATTTGATAAACAATCCAGATCTAGTGGCAACTAATGCAGTAATATCATTCAAGACAGCAATGTGGTTTTGGATGACCCCACAGGCAAACAAGCCATCAAGCCACAACGTTATCATCGGCCAATGGACTCCGTCTGGTGCCGATAGAGCAGCTAATAGGGTGCCAGGCTATGGAGTGATCACCAACATAATCAACGGCGGGCTCGAGTGTGGACGGGGTTCTAATAACTATGTTGCTAGCAGAATTGGGTTTTACAGGAGATATTGTGACATTTTGGGAGTCAGCTATGGCAACAACTTAGATTGCTATAATCAAAGGCCTTTTGCTTAG